Proteins from a single region of Streptomyces spectabilis:
- a CDS encoding glycoside hydrolase family 5 protein translates to MKPTRSAAALAAALVAGLVSAAAPATATGPAAPRTAAATPVAANGQLTVCGTKLCNQRGKAIQLRGLSSHGTQWYAHCLTGGSLDALAGDWNADVLRVSTYVQEGGYASDPRKFTDLAHKLIDMASARGMYVIVDWHMLDPGDPHANLARAKTFFTEIAQRHKGKNNIIYEIANEPSGVSWSRVKSYAEQIIPVIRNIDADAPVLVGTRAWSSFGVSEGSDEKEVVNNPVKAGNIMYTFHFYADSHREEYLNTLSRAADKLPVFVTEFGTQNYAGEGSNDFAMSQKYLDLMASKKISWVNWNFSDDDRTGAVYKTGTCAANGPWTGTSRLKPAGVWIRERVRSADDF, encoded by the coding sequence ATGAAACCGACTCGCTCAGCAGCCGCCCTCGCCGCCGCGCTCGTGGCGGGCCTCGTGTCCGCCGCCGCGCCCGCCACCGCCACGGGTCCCGCCGCGCCGCGCACCGCCGCCGCGACCCCCGTCGCCGCCAACGGCCAGCTCACCGTGTGCGGCACCAAGCTCTGCAACCAGCGGGGCAAGGCCATCCAGCTGCGCGGGCTGAGCAGCCACGGCACCCAGTGGTACGCGCACTGCCTCACCGGCGGCTCGCTCGACGCCCTCGCCGGTGACTGGAACGCCGACGTCCTGCGCGTGTCGACGTACGTGCAGGAGGGCGGATACGCCTCCGACCCGCGCAAGTTCACCGACCTGGCCCACAAGCTCATCGACATGGCGAGCGCGCGCGGCATGTACGTGATCGTCGATTGGCACATGCTCGACCCCGGTGACCCGCACGCCAACCTGGCGCGCGCCAAGACCTTCTTCACCGAGATAGCCCAGCGCCACAAGGGCAAGAACAACATCATCTACGAGATAGCCAACGAGCCGAGCGGGGTGAGCTGGTCGCGCGTCAAGTCCTATGCCGAGCAGATCATTCCGGTGATCAGGAACATCGACGCCGATGCCCCCGTCCTGGTCGGCACCCGCGCGTGGTCGTCGTTCGGCGTGTCGGAGGGCTCGGACGAGAAGGAGGTCGTGAACAACCCGGTGAAGGCCGGGAACATCATGTACACGTTCCACTTCTACGCCGACTCGCACCGCGAGGAGTATCTGAATACGCTCTCGCGGGCGGCCGACAAACTCCCGGTGTTCGTCACGGAGTTCGGCACCCAGAACTACGCGGGCGAGGGTTCGAACGACTTCGCCATGTCGCAGAAGTACCTGGACCTGATGGCCTCGAAGAAGATCAGCTGGGTCAACTGGAACTTCTCCGACGACGACCGCACCGGCGCCGTCTACAAGACCGGCACCTGTGCCGCGAACGGCCCCTGGACCGGCACGAGTCGCCTCAAGCCCGCGGGCGTGTGGATCCGGGAGCGCGTGCGCAGCGCGGACGACTTCTGA
- the katG gene encoding catalase/peroxidase HPI: protein MAENPDAIVTDPKTEETSGGCPVAHGRAPHPTQGGGNRQWWPERLNLKILAKNPAVANPMGEDFDYAAAFTALDLPAVKRDIAEVLTTSQDWWPADFGNYGPLMIRMAWHSAGTYRISDGRGGAGAGQQRFAPLNSWPDNASLDKARRLLWPVKKKYGKNISWADLMVLTGNVALETMGFETFGFAGGREDVWEPEEDVYWGPETNWLDDARYTGDRELENPLGAVQMGLIYVNPEGPNGNPDPVAAARDIRETFRRMAMNDEETVALIAGGHTFGKTHGAGPADNVGDDPEAAPMEQLGLGWRSTYNTGVGKDAITSGLEVTWTETPTQWSNLFFKNLFEYEYELSKSPAGAHQWVAKNAPEIIPDAFDSSKKHRPTMLTTDLSLRYDPVYEPISRRFYQHPEQFADAFARAWYKLTHRDMGPVVRYLGPEVPSEVLLWQDPLPERTGESIDAADAASLKERILASDLTVAQLVSAAWASASSFRASDKRGGANGARVRLEPQRNWEVNNPDDLAQVLRALEGIQESFNSAQSGGKQVSLADLIVLAGNAAVEQAAKDAGVAVEVPFSPGRVDAAQEQTDVESFAALEPAADGFRNYVGKGNRLPAEYLLIDKANLLNLSAPELTVLVGGLRVLGANHAQSKHGVLTDRPGTLTNDFFVNLLDLGTTWKSTSEAQDTFEARDASGAVKWTGTRADLVFGSNSELRAVAEVYASDDAEEKFVKDFVAAWAKVMDLDRFDLV from the coding sequence ATGGCTGAGAACCCCGACGCAATCGTCACCGACCCGAAGACGGAGGAGACAAGCGGCGGCTGCCCGGTCGCGCACGGGCGCGCCCCGCACCCGACGCAGGGCGGCGGGAACCGCCAGTGGTGGCCGGAGCGGCTGAATCTGAAGATCCTCGCCAAGAACCCGGCCGTGGCGAACCCGATGGGTGAGGACTTCGACTACGCCGCGGCGTTCACCGCCCTGGACCTGCCGGCCGTGAAACGCGACATCGCCGAGGTCCTGACCACCTCGCAGGACTGGTGGCCCGCCGACTTCGGCAACTACGGCCCGCTGATGATCCGCATGGCCTGGCACAGCGCGGGCACGTACCGCATCAGCGACGGCCGCGGCGGGGCCGGTGCGGGCCAGCAGCGCTTCGCGCCGCTCAACAGCTGGCCGGACAACGCGAGCCTGGACAAGGCCCGTCGGCTGCTGTGGCCGGTGAAGAAGAAGTACGGCAAGAACATCTCCTGGGCCGACCTGATGGTCCTCACCGGCAACGTGGCCCTGGAGACGATGGGCTTCGAGACGTTCGGCTTCGCCGGCGGCCGCGAGGACGTGTGGGAGCCGGAGGAGGACGTCTACTGGGGCCCCGAGACCAACTGGCTCGACGACGCGCGCTACACCGGCGACCGCGAGCTGGAGAACCCGCTCGGCGCGGTCCAGATGGGCCTCATCTACGTCAACCCCGAGGGCCCCAACGGCAACCCCGACCCGGTCGCCGCGGCCCGCGACATCCGCGAGACGTTCCGCCGCATGGCGATGAACGACGAGGAGACCGTCGCCCTCATCGCCGGTGGCCACACCTTCGGCAAGACCCACGGCGCAGGGCCCGCGGACAACGTCGGCGACGACCCCGAGGCCGCGCCCATGGAGCAGCTCGGCCTCGGCTGGCGGAGCACGTACAACACGGGCGTGGGCAAGGACGCCATCACCTCGGGCCTGGAGGTCACCTGGACCGAGACGCCCACCCAGTGGAGCAACCTGTTCTTCAAGAACCTCTTCGAGTACGAGTACGAGCTCTCGAAGAGCCCGGCCGGTGCCCACCAGTGGGTGGCGAAGAACGCCCCCGAGATCATCCCGGACGCCTTCGACTCCTCGAAGAAGCACCGTCCGACGATGCTCACCACCGACCTCTCGCTGCGCTACGACCCGGTCTACGAGCCGATCTCGCGCCGCTTCTACCAGCACCCGGAGCAGTTCGCGGACGCCTTCGCCCGCGCCTGGTACAAGCTGACGCACCGTGACATGGGCCCGGTCGTGCGCTACCTCGGCCCGGAGGTCCCCTCCGAGGTGCTGCTGTGGCAGGACCCGCTGCCGGAGCGCACCGGGGAGAGCATCGACGCCGCGGACGCCGCCTCCCTCAAGGAGCGGATCCTGGCCTCGGACCTCACCGTCGCGCAGCTCGTCTCGGCGGCGTGGGCGTCGGCGTCCTCCTTCCGCGCCAGCGACAAGCGCGGCGGCGCCAACGGCGCCCGCGTCCGCCTGGAGCCGCAGCGCAACTGGGAGGTCAACAACCCGGACGACCTCGCGCAGGTGCTGCGCGCCTTGGAGGGCATCCAGGAGTCCTTCAACTCCGCCCAGTCGGGCGGCAAGCAGGTCTCCCTCGCCGACCTGATCGTCCTCGCGGGCAACGCGGCGGTCGAGCAGGCCGCCAAGGACGCGGGCGTCGCCGTCGAGGTGCCCTTCTCGCCGGGCCGGGTGGACGCGGCGCAGGAGCAGACGGACGTCGAGTCGTTCGCCGCCCTGGAGCCGGCCGCGGACGGCTTCCGCAACTACGTCGGCAAGGGCAACCGCCTTCCGGCCGAGTACCTGCTGATCGACAAGGCGAACCTGCTGAACCTCAGCGCCCCCGAGCTGACGGTCCTCGTCGGCGGCCTGCGCGTGCTCGGCGCGAACCACGCGCAGTCGAAGCACGGCGTCCTCACCGACCGGCCCGGCACGCTCACCAACGACTTCTTCGTCAACCTGCTCGACCTGGGCACGACGTGGAAGTCGACGTCCGAGGCCCAGGACACCTTCGAGGCCCGGGACGCGAGCGGCGCGGTCAAGTGGACCGGCACCCGCGCCGACCTGGTCTTCGGCTCGAACTCCGAGCTGCGCGCGGTCGCGGAGGTCTACGCGAGCGACGACGCCGAGGAGAAGTTCGTGAAGGACTTCGTCGCGGCGTGGGCCAAGGTCATGGACCTCGACCGGTTCGACCTCGTCTAG
- a CDS encoding Fur family transcriptional regulator → MSDLLERLRGRGWRVTSQRRVVAEVLDGDHVHLTADEVHARAAERLPEISRATVYNTLGEMVSLGEVMEVSTDGRAKRYDPNAHHPHQHLVCSRCGTIRDVRPTGDPLASLPPEERFGFAVSGAEVTYRGLCPACIA, encoded by the coding sequence ATGAGCGACCTGCTGGAGCGACTGCGAGGGCGTGGCTGGCGGGTGACCTCCCAGCGACGCGTCGTCGCCGAGGTCCTCGACGGCGACCACGTGCACCTCACGGCCGACGAGGTGCACGCGCGCGCGGCCGAGAGACTGCCGGAGATCTCCCGCGCGACCGTCTACAACACGCTGGGCGAGATGGTCTCCCTCGGTGAGGTCATGGAGGTCTCCACCGACGGCCGCGCCAAGCGCTACGACCCCAACGCCCACCATCCGCACCAGCACTTGGTCTGCTCCCGCTGCGGCACCATCCGCGACGTCCGTCCGACCGGCGACCCGCTGGCCTCCCTGCCGCCGGAGGAGCGGTTCGGGTTCGCGGTCTCGGGGGCCGAGGTCACCTACCGGGGGCTGTGCCCGGCCTGCATCGCCTGA
- a CDS encoding NADP-dependent oxidoreductase, translated as MHQATTPTTMRAVSQDAAGAPDVLKLVTVRRPDPGRGEILVRVHAAGVNPADWKTRARGVFATGATPPFTLGFDVSGVVAAVGQGVTLFRPGDAVFGMPRFPHPAGAYAEYVTAPARHFAPRPEGLTHVQAGALPLAALTAWQALVDTADVRPGQRVLVHAAAGGVGHLAVQIAKARGAHVIGTASAAKHEVLRALGADELIDHRAQDFAAVLRDVDVVVDGIGGPHWARSLRTLRPGGTLVSLLPPDGDFPVAEAEAAGVRAVFMLVEPDHGGLRAITSLVEEGRLRVLVDAVLPLEEAARAHVLGETGRTTGKIVLSVTDA; from the coding sequence ATGCACCAGGCCACCACCCCCACCACCATGCGCGCCGTCTCCCAGGACGCCGCCGGAGCACCGGACGTCCTCAAGCTCGTCACGGTGCGGCGACCGGATCCGGGCCGGGGCGAGATCCTGGTCCGGGTGCACGCGGCGGGAGTGAACCCGGCCGACTGGAAGACCCGCGCGCGGGGCGTGTTCGCGACCGGCGCGACGCCGCCCTTCACCCTCGGCTTCGACGTCTCCGGGGTGGTCGCGGCGGTCGGCCAGGGCGTGACGCTCTTCCGGCCGGGCGACGCGGTGTTCGGCATGCCGCGCTTCCCGCACCCGGCGGGCGCCTACGCCGAGTACGTCACGGCCCCGGCCCGGCACTTCGCGCCGCGCCCCGAGGGCCTGACCCACGTCCAGGCGGGTGCCCTGCCGCTGGCCGCGCTGACCGCGTGGCAGGCGCTCGTGGACACCGCGGACGTGCGGCCGGGGCAGCGCGTCCTGGTACACGCCGCCGCGGGCGGGGTCGGCCATCTGGCCGTGCAGATCGCCAAGGCGCGCGGCGCGCACGTCATCGGCACGGCCAGTGCCGCCAAGCACGAAGTGCTGCGCGCGCTCGGCGCCGACGAGCTGATCGACCACCGGGCCCAGGACTTCGCCGCGGTGCTCCGGGACGTCGACGTCGTCGTGGACGGCATCGGCGGGCCCCACTGGGCCCGGTCCCTGCGCACCCTGCGGCCGGGCGGCACCCTGGTCTCGCTCCTGCCGCCGGACGGCGACTTCCCCGTCGCGGAGGCCGAGGCGGCCGGGGTGCGGGCGGTGTTCATGCTCGTCGAGCCCGACCACGGCGGCCTGCGGGCGATCACCTCACTGGTCGAGGAGGGCCGGCTGCGCGTGCTCGTCGACGCGGTCCTGCCGCTCGAAGAGGCCGCCCGGGCGCATGTGTTGGGCGAGACCGGCCGCACCACCGGCAAGATCGTGCTCTCGGTCACCGACGCCTGA
- a CDS encoding LysR family transcriptional regulator encodes MTIELRHLRAFLVIAEEGNVTRAAARLHVGQPALSRTLRQLEDHLGARLADRSTHHLELTAEGRTFRDKATAALAAVETALDPAGLTSWPLRLGHTWAALGDHTVALVRRWDETRPGVPLELLRVDDRTAGLTRGAVDAALLRGAVAAPGLRTELLRMEERVVVMAKDSPLAALPRLTLADLADRPIALNTVSGTTTPDLWPSAAGPAATVEVTNTDEWLIAIAAGRAVGVTTSATPGTYAHPALVYRPLADAPPVPLVLAWREGLGHPALADLVTLVHEVLATGA; translated from the coding sequence ATGACCATTGAGCTGCGGCATCTGCGCGCCTTCCTCGTCATCGCCGAGGAGGGCAACGTCACCCGCGCCGCGGCCCGGCTCCACGTGGGGCAGCCCGCCCTCTCCCGCACCCTGCGCCAGCTGGAGGACCACCTCGGCGCCCGGCTCGCCGACCGCTCCACCCATCACCTGGAGCTGACCGCCGAGGGCCGGACGTTCCGCGACAAGGCCACCGCCGCGCTCGCCGCCGTGGAGACCGCCCTCGACCCGGCAGGCCTGACGAGCTGGCCGCTGCGCCTCGGCCACACCTGGGCGGCGCTCGGCGACCACACCGTCGCGCTGGTGCGCCGCTGGGACGAGACGCGCCCGGGCGTCCCGCTGGAGCTGCTGCGCGTCGACGACCGCACGGCGGGCCTCACCCGGGGCGCGGTGGACGCGGCCCTGCTGCGCGGCGCGGTCGCCGCGCCCGGGCTCCGCACCGAGCTGCTGCGGATGGAGGAGCGGGTGGTGGTCATGGCGAAGGACAGCCCGCTGGCGGCGCTGCCCCGGCTCACCCTCGCGGACCTCGCGGACCGGCCGATCGCCCTCAACACCGTCTCCGGCACCACCACACCGGACCTGTGGCCGTCGGCCGCCGGGCCCGCCGCGACCGTCGAGGTGACCAACACCGACGAGTGGCTCATCGCCATCGCCGCGGGCCGCGCCGTGGGCGTCACCACCTCGGCCACGCCGGGCACCTACGCTCATCCCGCGCTCGTGTACCGGCCGCTCGCGGACGCCCCGCCGGTGCCCCTCGTGCTCGCCTGGCGCGAGGGCCTCGGCCACCCGGCCCTCGCGGACCTGGTGACCCTCGTCCACGAGGTCCTCGCGACCGGGGCGTGA
- a CDS encoding EamA family transporter: MTSTAHTSSPTTAASSSPATAATAATPAVLRDAAAGHGTLGGVGLVLAGAVTVQFGSAVAALLFPRAGAFGTVALRVAFAAVLLLVVTRPRLRGHPRADWAVAVGYGLALGGMNILFYQAIDRIPLGAAVTLEVLGPLLLSVVASRRAASLLWAGLALTGVFLLGQGQGGFGRLGAVGVACALGAGAMWAAYIVFSARAGARFPRLDALAIAMTVAMLVSLPLGIGAAGGTLLEPGVLALGLAIAVMSSGVPYALELLALRRLPAATFAVLTSLSPALAALAGYLVLDQGLSPLQCAAIALVVAASAGAVRTGGR; encoded by the coding sequence ATGACTTCCACGGCGCACACTTCATCCCCGACGACGGCCGCCTCGTCGTCCCCCGCTACGGCCGCCACGGCCGCCACGCCCGCGGTCCTGCGCGACGCCGCCGCCGGGCACGGCACCCTCGGCGGTGTCGGCCTGGTGCTCGCCGGGGCGGTGACCGTGCAGTTCGGGTCGGCCGTCGCGGCGCTCCTGTTCCCCCGCGCCGGGGCGTTCGGCACGGTCGCGCTGCGGGTGGCGTTCGCGGCGGTGCTGCTGCTCGTCGTCACCCGGCCCCGGCTGCGCGGCCACCCGCGCGCCGACTGGGCGGTGGCGGTCGGCTACGGCCTCGCGCTCGGCGGCATGAACATCCTCTTCTACCAGGCCATCGACCGGATCCCGCTGGGCGCCGCGGTGACCCTCGAAGTGCTCGGGCCACTGCTGCTCTCGGTCGTCGCCTCGCGCCGCGCCGCCAGCCTGCTGTGGGCGGGACTCGCGCTGACCGGCGTGTTTCTGCTGGGCCAGGGCCAGGGCGGGTTCGGCCGGCTCGGCGCCGTGGGCGTGGCCTGCGCCCTGGGGGCCGGGGCGATGTGGGCGGCGTACATCGTGTTCAGCGCCCGCGCGGGCGCCCGCTTCCCGCGCCTCGACGCGCTGGCGATCGCGATGACCGTCGCCATGCTGGTCAGCCTGCCGCTGGGCATCGGGGCCGCGGGCGGGACGCTGCTCGAACCGGGCGTGCTCGCCCTCGGCCTGGCGATCGCGGTGATGTCCTCGGGCGTCCCGTACGCGCTGGAGCTCCTGGCCCTGCGCCGTCTGCCCGCGGCGACCTTCGCGGTCCTGACGAGCCTGTCGCCCGCGCTTGCCGCGCTCGCCGGCTATCTGGTCCTCGACCAGGGCCTCTCGCCGCTCCAGTGCGCGGCGATCGCCCTGGTCGTGGCGGCGAGCGCGGGCGCGGTCCGCACCGGCGGGCGCTGA
- a CDS encoding VOC family protein, which produces MDIKLQVNALMLGVDDVAAAKKFYVDGLGCEVELDHPGFVRCGLGEGSPSLVLYTREAAAQDAGVPAEGSGFRGCSFHFITASRETVDEVMRAAVAAGGTAVKAAAAAEWGGYFGYFSDPDGHLWKVATEA; this is translated from the coding sequence ATGGACATCAAATTGCAGGTGAACGCCCTCATGCTGGGCGTCGATGACGTCGCCGCCGCCAAGAAGTTCTACGTCGACGGGCTCGGCTGCGAGGTCGAGCTCGACCACCCCGGGTTCGTCCGCTGCGGCCTGGGCGAGGGCTCCCCGTCCCTCGTGCTGTACACGCGGGAGGCGGCGGCTCAGGACGCCGGGGTCCCGGCGGAGGGGTCCGGCTTCCGCGGCTGCTCGTTCCACTTCATCACCGCGTCGCGGGAGACGGTGGACGAGGTGATGCGCGCCGCGGTGGCCGCGGGCGGCACCGCGGTCAAGGCGGCGGCCGCCGCCGAGTGGGGCGGGTACTTCGGCTACTTCAGCGACCCCGACGGCCATCTCTGGAAGGTCGCCACCGAGGCCTGA